From Longimicrobium sp., one genomic window encodes:
- a CDS encoding FAD-dependent monooxygenase: MTHHAVVIAGGGPTGLMLAGELALAGVDVAIVERRASQELAGSRAGGLHARTLEVLDQRGIAERFLAEGQKAQVAGFAQIRLDISDFPTRHNYGLGLWQNHIERILAGWLDELKVPMHRGCEVAGFTQDDTGVNVELAGGRSMRAEYLVGCDGGRSVVRKAAGIDFPGWDATTSALIAQVQMAEEPELGIRHDALGVHALGKVEYELRDGEVVYSAGGTVSVMLTERHPGATGEPTLRDLREALVGVYGTDFGIHSPTWISRFTDMARQAAAYRDRRVLLAGDAAHVHSPVGGQGLNTGVQDAVNLGWKLAQVVNRTSPESLLDTYHAERHPVAARVLRNTMAQVALLRPDDRSKAAREAMAELLSMDEPRRRLAAEMSGLGIRYDLGEGHPLLGRRMPDLDLVSADGPLRLFTLLHRARPLLLNLGEPGAFDITPWADRVERIDARYDGPWEIPAIGAVTAPAAVLIRPDGYVAWTGDGTQAGLAEALTTWFGPPRA; the protein is encoded by the coding sequence ATGACACACCACGCCGTGGTGATTGCCGGAGGCGGCCCGACGGGGCTGATGCTCGCGGGGGAGCTGGCGTTGGCGGGCGTCGACGTAGCCATCGTAGAGCGGCGCGCCAGCCAGGAGCTCGCCGGCTCGCGCGCCGGCGGCCTGCACGCACGCACCCTCGAAGTCCTCGATCAACGTGGAATCGCTGAACGCTTCCTCGCGGAGGGGCAGAAGGCCCAGGTCGCGGGGTTCGCCCAGATCCGGCTGGACATCAGCGATTTCCCGACCCGCCACAACTACGGGCTGGGGCTGTGGCAGAACCACATCGAGCGCATTTTGGCCGGCTGGCTGGACGAGTTGAAGGTGCCGATGCACCGCGGATGTGAGGTGGCGGGCTTCACGCAGGACGACACCGGGGTGAACGTGGAGCTGGCCGGCGGCCGCTCGATGCGGGCGGAATACCTCGTCGGGTGCGATGGAGGACGCAGCGTGGTCCGGAAAGCGGCGGGCATCGACTTCCCCGGGTGGGACGCGACGACCAGTGCCCTGATCGCCCAGGTCCAGATGGCCGAGGAGCCGGAACTGGGCATCCGCCACGACGCGCTCGGGGTGCATGCCCTGGGCAAGGTGGAGTACGAGCTCCGGGACGGCGAGGTAGTCTACAGCGCTGGCGGCACGGTAAGCGTCATGCTGACTGAGCGGCACCCCGGCGCCACCGGCGAACCCACCCTGCGCGACCTCCGTGAGGCGCTCGTCGGCGTCTACGGGACGGATTTCGGCATTCACAGCCCCACCTGGATTTCGCGATTCACCGACATGGCCCGGCAGGCGGCCGCCTACCGCGACCGTCGCGTCCTGCTGGCGGGCGACGCCGCGCACGTGCATAGCCCGGTGGGTGGACAGGGCCTGAACACCGGTGTGCAGGATGCGGTAAACCTGGGATGGAAGCTGGCCCAGGTGGTCAACCGGACGTCGCCGGAAAGCCTCCTGGACACCTACCACGCCGAGCGGCACCCGGTGGCCGCCCGCGTGCTGCGCAACACGATGGCGCAGGTGGCGCTGCTCCGCCCGGACGACCGCAGCAAAGCCGCGCGCGAAGCCATGGCCGAGCTACTCAGCATGGACGAGCCGCGCCGCCGGCTCGCCGCGGAGATGTCGGGGCTGGGCATCCGCTACGACCTTGGCGAGGGGCACCCGCTGCTCGGCCGGCGCATGCCCGACCTGGACCTGGTCTCCGCCGATGGGCCGCTTCGGCTTTTCACCCTGCTGCACCGTGCCCGGCCGCTGCTTCTGAACCTGGGTGAGCCCGGAGCCTTCGACATCACCCCGTGGGCGGATCGCGTCGAGCGGATCGACGCCCGGTACGATGGCCCGTGGGAGATTCCGGCGATCGGAGCGGTCACGGCGCCCGCCGCGGTGTTGATCCGGCCCGACGGATACGTGGCCTGGACGGGAGACGGGACCCAGGCGGGGCTCGCGGAGGCGCTGACGACCTGGTTCGGACCGCCCAGGGCGTAG
- a CDS encoding DUF429 domain-containing protein: MSRFRYFGGVDFSGAKEPLSTLWTAVGEERDGKLCIVSLCPQPFRADLVSFVADGWRKHAGAAPDDGILWGADFPFGLPVDVVNAIEGLRERSWRGVASWVADRPPEEIREGLPAFHKAPRATDTNGAMAPLDLRLYRQTLEGIRVLWELRDAAEVSIPPVAPRTDAGTVVIEVYPAGAVKDLGIKGSKVPFRPGEVRARPAAFRPFFSFDHPSLEAIACTLEDARDACLACVVAWLCRDDLDQPFRLDRVPRQTIETEGWIYRPPAALG; this comes from the coding sequence GTGAGCCGGTTCCGCTACTTCGGCGGCGTCGATTTTTCCGGCGCCAAGGAGCCGCTTTCCACGCTGTGGACGGCCGTCGGTGAGGAGCGCGACGGCAAGCTGTGCATCGTCTCGCTCTGCCCGCAGCCCTTTCGCGCGGACCTGGTGTCGTTCGTGGCGGATGGATGGCGCAAGCACGCCGGCGCGGCGCCGGACGACGGCATCCTCTGGGGCGCCGACTTTCCCTTCGGGCTGCCCGTGGACGTGGTGAACGCCATCGAGGGGCTGCGCGAGCGGTCGTGGCGTGGGGTGGCGTCGTGGGTGGCGGACCGGCCGCCGGAAGAGATCCGCGAGGGGTTGCCCGCCTTCCACAAGGCTCCGCGCGCGACGGACACCAACGGCGCGATGGCGCCGCTGGACCTGCGCCTGTACCGGCAGACGCTGGAGGGGATCCGCGTGCTGTGGGAGCTGCGCGACGCGGCCGAGGTCTCCATTCCGCCGGTGGCGCCACGGACGGACGCGGGGACGGTGGTGATCGAGGTCTATCCGGCGGGCGCGGTAAAGGACTTGGGGATCAAGGGATCGAAGGTGCCGTTCCGCCCGGGAGAGGTGCGGGCGCGGCCGGCAGCGTTTCGACCGTTCTTTTCGTTCGATCACCCGTCGCTGGAAGCCATCGCCTGCACGCTGGAGGACGCGCGCGACGCGTGCCTGGCGTGCGTGGTGGCCTGGCTGTGCCGCGACGACCTGGACCAGCCGTTCCGCCTGGACCGCGTCCCGCGCCAGACCATCGAGACGGAAGGCTGGATCTACCGCCCACCCGCCGCGCTGGGGTGA
- a CDS encoding alpha/beta hydrolase family protein, with the protein MAHPRHAAAAACLLLALGGCAHAMPAGQAGPLLDALFAPPTAAEIAAVEADWAVRDTRVHDFRVEHVERDGATGRTMVVSHVVDGARHYGAVRVPDGAAGPLPVLVIGHGGDNGATGYHFFHSGRLARGFVQVLPSFRSETLRLTALRGWRSGGTASPWDRDVDDAIALLNAALAHVPEADSTRIAAFGRSRGGGVMLLMAIRDPRIRAVVSAVGPTDFLLPEVRRLAGRALGSRVARLPGAGYLADSVLFALRDGRTTVPQARMQLLRRSPAWFAHRLPPAQGHYGALDPKVAVEHGDRLNAVMRGMGRDTVAWQYHRYPQGRHRYSSFPGAMARTEEFLVRAVNSPRVPR; encoded by the coding sequence ATGGCGCATCCCCGTCATGCGGCCGCCGCCGCGTGCCTCCTGCTGGCGCTGGGCGGGTGCGCGCACGCCATGCCCGCGGGCCAGGCAGGGCCCCTGCTGGACGCGCTGTTCGCCCCGCCCACCGCCGCGGAGATCGCGGCGGTGGAGGCCGACTGGGCGGTTCGCGACACGCGGGTGCACGACTTCCGGGTGGAGCACGTGGAGCGCGACGGCGCCACCGGGCGCACGATGGTCGTCTCGCACGTGGTGGACGGAGCGCGCCACTACGGGGCTGTGCGCGTTCCCGACGGCGCTGCCGGACCGCTTCCCGTGCTGGTCATTGGGCATGGGGGCGACAACGGCGCCACGGGCTATCACTTCTTCCACTCCGGCCGGCTGGCACGCGGGTTCGTGCAGGTGCTCCCGTCGTTCCGGTCAGAGACGCTGCGCCTGACCGCGCTTCGCGGCTGGCGCTCCGGCGGCACGGCGAGCCCGTGGGACCGCGACGTGGACGACGCCATCGCGCTGCTGAACGCCGCGCTCGCGCACGTCCCGGAAGCGGACAGCACGCGCATCGCCGCGTTCGGCCGCAGCCGTGGCGGTGGGGTGATGCTGCTGATGGCGATCCGCGACCCGCGCATCAGGGCGGTCGTGAGCGCCGTGGGGCCTACGGACTTCCTGCTTCCCGAGGTCCGCCGCCTGGCCGGCCGAGCGCTGGGCAGCCGGGTGGCGCGCTTGCCCGGGGCCGGGTACCTGGCCGACAGCGTGCTCTTCGCCCTGCGCGACGGACGCACGACGGTGCCGCAGGCCCGGATGCAGCTGCTGCGGCGCTCTCCCGCCTGGTTCGCGCACCGCCTTCCGCCCGCGCAGGGACACTACGGCGCGCTGGACCCCAAGGTCGCTGTGGAGCACGGCGATCGGCTGAACGCCGTGATGCGCGGCATGGGACGCGACACGGTTGCCTGGCAGTACCATCGCTATCCCCAGGGCCGCCACCGGTATTCGTCATTTCCCGGCGCGATGGCGCGCACGGAGGAATTCCTCGTCCGGGCCGTGAACTCGCCCCGCGTCCCGCGCTGA
- a CDS encoding thioredoxin domain-containing protein, whose protein sequence is MPNRLANETSPYLLQHQDNPVDWYAWGPEALERARAEDRPILLSVGYSACHWCHVMEHESFEDPATAAIMNEHYVNIKVDREERPDIDSIYMSAVQQMTGHGGWPMTVFITPGGAPFYGGTYYPPEPSHGLPSFRQILLAVAEAWRERRADVDQSAEHMAEALRESGELRATAGTLDPSILDRAYRSLASRFDSAWGGMAGAPKFPQPLTLEFLLRTWKRTGNADAMRFLDVTLRRMAAGGMYDHVGGGFARYSVDAHWLVPHFEKMLYDNALLARLYTHAWQATGDDAHRTVAEDVLAWVTREMTSPEGGFYSALDADSEGEEGKFYVWTPGEIDSIVGVEDGALVRAYYGVTEAGNFEGHNILHAWRTMDEVAAEQGVSVERLQDALDRARPRLYEERAKRVWPGRDDKVLTSWNAMMLHAFAEAARAFESHEYRRIAITSAEFLVGRLRTEDGRLARTYKDGRAKIPGFLEDHALLAEALVAVYETTWDERWLREARTLADQVLQSFWDEEQGIFYDTAADAEQLVIRPRDLFDNATPSGNSAAVNALLRLAELVGDERYSRVARRVLQSLADTMARVPAGFGHLLSALDFHLATPAEVAFVGTPGEAETDAMLRVVGRAYLPNTVTALRRADEGGDEELIPLLRGRTAREGRATAYVCERFACQQPVTDPAALAAQLGLGSA, encoded by the coding sequence GAGTCCGTACCTCCTGCAGCACCAGGACAACCCGGTAGACTGGTACGCGTGGGGTCCCGAAGCGCTGGAGCGGGCGCGCGCCGAAGACCGGCCCATCCTGCTGTCCGTGGGCTACTCCGCATGCCACTGGTGCCACGTGATGGAGCATGAATCGTTCGAAGACCCGGCCACGGCCGCGATCATGAACGAGCACTACGTGAACATCAAGGTAGACCGCGAGGAGCGCCCCGACATCGACAGCATCTACATGAGCGCGGTGCAGCAGATGACGGGTCACGGCGGATGGCCGATGACGGTGTTCATCACCCCCGGCGGCGCGCCCTTCTACGGAGGCACCTACTACCCGCCGGAACCGAGCCACGGCCTGCCCTCGTTCCGGCAGATCCTGCTGGCCGTCGCCGAGGCGTGGCGCGAGCGGCGCGCCGATGTAGACCAGAGCGCCGAGCACATGGCCGAGGCGCTGCGGGAGAGCGGGGAGCTGCGGGCCACGGCGGGCACGCTGGACCCTTCCATCCTGGATCGCGCCTACCGATCGCTGGCCTCGCGCTTCGATTCCGCGTGGGGCGGCATGGCAGGCGCACCCAAGTTCCCCCAGCCGCTGACGCTGGAGTTCCTGCTGCGCACCTGGAAGCGTACGGGAAACGCCGATGCCATGCGCTTCCTGGACGTGACGCTCCGTCGGATGGCGGCCGGCGGCATGTACGACCACGTGGGAGGCGGATTCGCGCGGTACAGCGTGGACGCGCACTGGCTGGTGCCGCACTTCGAAAAGATGCTGTACGACAACGCCCTGCTCGCGCGCCTCTACACGCACGCGTGGCAGGCCACGGGCGACGATGCACACCGCACGGTGGCGGAAGACGTCCTGGCCTGGGTGACGCGCGAGATGACCTCGCCGGAGGGCGGCTTCTACTCCGCGCTGGACGCCGACAGCGAGGGCGAGGAAGGCAAGTTCTACGTCTGGACGCCGGGCGAGATCGACTCGATCGTTGGAGTGGAGGACGGAGCGCTGGTCCGCGCCTACTACGGCGTGACGGAGGCGGGCAACTTCGAGGGGCACAACATCCTTCACGCCTGGCGCACGATGGACGAGGTTGCCGCCGAGCAGGGCGTCAGCGTCGAGCGCCTGCAAGACGCGCTGGACCGAGCCCGCCCCCGCCTGTACGAGGAGCGGGCGAAGCGCGTGTGGCCTGGGCGCGACGACAAGGTGCTCACGTCGTGGAACGCCATGATGCTCCACGCCTTCGCCGAGGCCGCCCGCGCGTTCGAGTCGCACGAGTACCGGCGGATCGCCATCACCAGCGCGGAGTTCCTGGTGGGCCGGCTGCGGACGGAGGACGGCAGGCTGGCGCGCACGTACAAGGATGGCCGCGCCAAGATCCCCGGCTTTCTGGAAGACCACGCCCTCCTGGCCGAGGCCCTGGTCGCCGTCTACGAGACCACGTGGGACGAGCGCTGGCTGCGGGAAGCCCGCACGCTGGCGGACCAGGTGCTGCAGTCGTTCTGGGACGAGGAACAGGGCATTTTCTACGACACGGCGGCAGACGCCGAGCAGCTGGTGATCCGTCCCCGCGACCTGTTCGACAACGCCACCCCGTCCGGCAACTCGGCGGCGGTGAACGCGCTGCTGCGGCTGGCTGAGCTGGTGGGCGACGAACGGTACTCGCGCGTGGCGCGGCGGGTGCTGCAGTCGCTGGCGGACACGATGGCCCGCGTTCCGGCCGGGTTCGGCCACCTGCTCTCGGCGCTGGACTTTCACCTGGCCACGCCGGCCGAGGTGGCGTTCGTGGGCACGCCGGGGGAGGCGGAGACGGACGCAATGCTTCGCGTGGTCGGCCGCGCCTACCTGCCCAACACCGTCACCGCCCTGCGCCGCGCGGACGAGGGCGGAGACGAGGAACTGATTCCGCTTCTGCGGGGTCGAACGGCACGGGAGGGTCGCGCGACGGCGTACGTGTGCGAGCGCTTCGCGTGCCAGCAGCCGGTGACGGACCCGGCCGCCCTCGCCGCGCAGCTGGGCCTGGGGAGTGCGTGA
- a CDS encoding aminopeptidase P N-terminal domain-containing protein, whose translation MHAALRRALLPVVAAAAFVLPSRAQGPVPPPRGSPDPFTLAATPAPAPISAQEHARRRQQLAAGMGDGVLVALGASEPETDYTSFAQNSPFRYLTGVNEPGAVLAIVKRGGQVTEHLFVLARDPSREVWEGPRLGAERAQALTGIPTRTVQQMQEALRPALSQATTLYTLSPLSPDGSRSEFLRPDQQYAQRLRDQYKNLTRVQDLGNALFRIRATKTPAELDLIRRAVYITILAHREAMRATEPGMNEFEIHGLIEGTFRRYGAERPGFGSIVGSGPNSTTLHYRQADRFMQAGETLVMDIGASYAGYTADVTRTVPVSGRFSPEQRQIYTIVLDAQKAGERAARIGVPLTRVQQAAFQVVATGLARLGLIESADATYECSPGSQCPQAALFFMHGIGHGIGLDVHDPDPSYPNYGGGFKVGSAFTIEPGVYIRADALDYLPDTPRNRQLIARIRPKVQQYRNIGVRIEDDYFFTEAGLERVTEGAPREIDEIEALMAQESFWNRERRPQVVEWYRAAVPATTTP comes from the coding sequence ATGCACGCAGCCCTGCGCCGCGCCTTGTTGCCCGTTGTCGCCGCGGCGGCGTTCGTCCTTCCCTCGCGGGCCCAGGGCCCGGTTCCACCCCCGCGCGGCAGCCCCGACCCGTTCACCCTGGCGGCCACGCCCGCACCCGCGCCCATCTCTGCGCAGGAGCACGCGCGCAGGCGCCAGCAGCTGGCCGCAGGGATGGGCGACGGCGTGCTGGTGGCGCTGGGGGCGAGCGAGCCCGAGACGGACTACACGTCTTTCGCGCAGAACTCGCCCTTCCGCTACCTGACGGGGGTGAACGAGCCGGGGGCCGTGCTGGCCATCGTCAAGCGGGGCGGGCAGGTGACCGAGCACCTGTTCGTGCTCGCGCGCGACCCCTCGCGTGAGGTGTGGGAAGGCCCGCGGCTGGGGGCGGAGCGTGCGCAGGCCCTCACGGGCATCCCCACGCGCACGGTGCAGCAGATGCAGGAGGCGCTGCGCCCGGCGCTAAGCCAGGCGACCACGCTGTACACGCTCAGCCCACTGAGCCCGGATGGCTCGCGGAGCGAGTTCCTGCGCCCCGACCAGCAGTACGCGCAACGCCTGCGCGACCAGTACAAGAACCTGACGCGCGTCCAGGACCTGGGCAACGCACTGTTCCGCATCCGCGCCACCAAGACCCCGGCCGAGCTGGACCTGATCCGCCGCGCCGTGTACATCACCATCCTGGCCCACCGCGAAGCCATGCGCGCCACGGAGCCGGGGATGAACGAGTTCGAGATCCACGGGCTGATCGAGGGCACCTTCCGCCGCTACGGCGCCGAGCGCCCCGGGTTCGGCAGCATCGTGGGCTCCGGCCCTAACAGCACCACGCTTCACTACCGCCAGGCCGACCGGTTCATGCAGGCCGGCGAAACGCTGGTGATGGACATCGGCGCCTCGTACGCCGGGTACACGGCCGACGTCACGCGCACTGTTCCGGTCAGCGGGCGGTTCAGCCCGGAGCAGCGGCAGATCTACACCATCGTCCTCGACGCGCAGAAGGCGGGGGAGCGCGCGGCGCGCATCGGGGTCCCGCTGACGCGGGTGCAGCAGGCCGCCTTCCAGGTGGTGGCCACCGGGCTGGCGCGGCTGGGGCTGATCGAGTCGGCCGACGCCACCTACGAGTGCTCGCCAGGGAGCCAGTGCCCGCAGGCGGCGCTCTTCTTCATGCACGGCATCGGGCACGGCATCGGCCTCGACGTGCACGATCCCGACCCGTCGTACCCCAACTACGGAGGAGGCTTCAAGGTGGGGAGCGCGTTCACCATCGAGCCCGGCGTCTACATTCGCGCCGACGCGCTGGACTACCTTCCCGACACGCCGCGCAACCGGCAGCTGATCGCCCGCATTCGTCCCAAGGTGCAGCAGTACCGCAACATCGGCGTGCGCATCGAGGACGACTACTTCTTTACCGAGGCCGGGCTTGAGCGCGTGACCGAGGGCGCCCCGCGCGAGATCGACGAGATCGAGGCGCTGATGGCGCAGGAGAGCTTCTGGAACCGCGAGCGCCGTCCGCAGGTGGTGGAGTGGTACCGGGCCGCCGTTCCCGCCACCACCACGCCGTGA
- a CDS encoding helix-turn-helix transcriptional regulator, which produces MQRFGEKLRALRTAHGSTLQQLAAEFGYATHAYISELESGKKVPTAALVLKVARRFNVSTDVLLRDEMDLDLR; this is translated from the coding sequence ATGCAGAGGTTCGGCGAAAAGCTACGGGCATTGCGAACGGCCCATGGTTCGACCCTGCAGCAACTGGCGGCTGAATTCGGGTACGCGACGCACGCCTACATCAGTGAACTTGAGAGCGGGAAGAAGGTTCCTACAGCGGCGCTGGTTTTGAAGGTGGCGCGGCGCTTCAACGTGAGCACTGACGTTCTCTTGAGGGACGAGATGGACCTAGACCTTAGATGA
- a CDS encoding Rrf2 family transcriptional regulator: MRRDSRLSGVLHVLLHMAEQGGPVTSEVLATTMDTNPVVIRRIMAGLREQGYVRSEKGHGGGWTLACDLSQVTLRDIYTALGCPSLLAIGNRTEAPGCLVEQAVNATLSQAFDDAEALLLSRLGEVTLAMLSADFHDRLAARGGSHDLEDAHAS; this comes from the coding sequence ATGAGACGCGACAGCCGACTCTCCGGTGTGCTCCACGTGCTGCTCCACATGGCAGAGCAAGGTGGCCCCGTTACCTCCGAGGTCCTGGCGACGACCATGGATACCAATCCGGTGGTGATCCGGCGGATCATGGCGGGCCTGCGGGAGCAGGGGTACGTGCGATCAGAAAAGGGGCACGGTGGGGGATGGACACTCGCCTGCGACCTGTCCCAGGTCACGCTTCGCGACATCTACACCGCGCTCGGCTGCCCCTCGCTGCTGGCCATCGGCAACCGGACGGAGGCGCCCGGCTGTCTCGTCGAACAGGCGGTGAACGCCACCCTCAGTCAGGCGTTCGACGATGCGGAGGCGCTGCTGCTTTCGCGCCTGGGCGAGGTCACGCTGGCCATGCTGAGCGCAGACTTCCACGACCGCCTCGCCGCGCGTGGCGGCTCTCACGACCTGGAGGATGCTCATGCCTCATGA
- a CDS encoding NAD(P)/FAD-dependent oxidoreductase — MPHDAIIIGGSFAGLSAAMYLARGRRSVCIIDTGLPRNRFAAQSHGFFGHDGAAPGAMLATARPQVAAYPTVTFVDGAAASASGEADGFSVALATGEVLESRRLVLAFGISDELPAIPGLAERWGNSVIHCPYCHGYEFSGQRLGVLNLSPMSIHQALLISEWGPTTLYLNGGPEPDAEALAGLRERGIAIEPAAVTALHGDGTRLSSIELADGRTAAVDALYIGPRTRLNSGIAQQMGCELHDGPFGAIVRTDDLKMTTVPGVYAAGDITRGAHNVTWATSDGVTAGVAVHKSLVF; from the coding sequence ATGCCTCATGACGCCATCATCATCGGCGGCAGCTTCGCCGGGCTCTCCGCGGCCATGTACCTGGCGCGGGGGCGGCGATCGGTCTGCATCATCGATACGGGATTGCCCCGCAACCGCTTCGCGGCACAATCGCACGGGTTCTTCGGCCACGATGGCGCCGCGCCGGGCGCGATGCTGGCCACCGCGCGACCGCAGGTCGCGGCCTATCCCACGGTTACGTTCGTCGACGGGGCGGCGGCCAGCGCCTCGGGCGAGGCGGATGGCTTCTCCGTCGCGCTGGCGACGGGGGAAGTGCTGGAAAGCAGGCGCCTGGTGCTCGCGTTCGGCATCTCCGACGAGCTGCCCGCCATTCCGGGCCTTGCCGAGCGCTGGGGCAATTCCGTGATCCACTGCCCGTACTGCCATGGCTACGAGTTCAGCGGCCAGCGGTTGGGCGTGCTGAACCTCTCGCCGATGTCCATCCACCAAGCGCTGCTGATCTCCGAATGGGGTCCGACGACGCTCTATCTGAACGGCGGCCCCGAGCCGGACGCCGAGGCGCTCGCGGGCCTGCGGGAGCGTGGGATCGCCATCGAACCGGCCGCAGTGACGGCGCTGCATGGCGACGGCACGCGGCTGTCATCCATAGAGCTGGCGGATGGAAGAACGGCGGCGGTCGATGCTCTCTACATCGGTCCGCGCACCCGCCTGAACAGCGGGATCGCGCAGCAGATGGGATGCGAGCTGCACGATGGGCCGTTCGGCGCCATCGTCCGGACGGATGACCTGAAGATGACCACCGTACCGGGTGTCTACGCCGCGGGCGACATCACGCGCGGCGCCCACAACGTGACGTGGGCAACCTCCGATGGGGTCACGGCCGGGGTGGCGGTGCACAAGTCCCTGGTGTTCTAA